DNA from Apis cerana isolate GH-2021 linkage group LG13, AcerK_1.0, whole genome shotgun sequence:
GATAAATCGTTAGTACAATCCACGAAGATACACGCGTTATACATAAAGATGCACCCGCCACCATCATCGGTATGCTATACATTATTAGAACTTCGTGTGACACATgtctcatattataatatgtacagTGTGAAGTTCTGTAAAAGCACAAGGATAGTTAGTCGAGTGGGTTGGGTGTTGGACACGTTGGGTATTGGACAAAGCCCAGATAAGCTgcggaaaagaaaataataattttcatttacccTCTTTGTTGGTCTTTGGCGCGCGAACTCTGTACAACGGCCGTGTCCTTGGATAGAGAGTATCTAaccggaaaagaaaaaacacaaagaggtatatgtaaaaaactgaaaaacgATGTGGAACACTCGTCTGCACAGTTGGATATAGAGATCTATCttacaataatatacaatatctaTATTACACGTAATCGTATCCAGCATCTCGATTCCTTGGCCGTCACGATAGCCGGGATACGGGACGATCTGTCGAGAGAGATAaacggaattttttttttttttttagatctcaattaataataataaattttccttcttatatatatatatatatggatgtatataagatatatatatatataagataagaggtaaaaatcaattatgagAAAATGATGGAATGGGAAGAATGCGAATGTTCGAATATGCGAAAGCAAACTTACGTGTATAAAACCGAGTTACACGAACGTGATGATAGTGATTCAATTATGTACATCTAACGAGATTCAAAAAACGGATCTAACACGACACAGATCTAACAGAGATCGATCGAAACTCGACGGAAGCGGCAACAAAAGAAAGATACAAATTCTCGAAACGGaacggaaaaagaagagatagaggggggaaaaatttCCAACCTCGTGAAAGATCGATCGAACACATTCTACACATCGAGAAATCAATGACGTAAAATATCAAGAATCAAAAACTACCGAAGAAACTTTATCTGATAGATGAGACGTAACTTAacgttaattttatacaaaaatcaaaaaaaaaaaggaaaaaatcctGAGATACTCCCTAGGAGgatctcgaagaaaaaaaaaaaccatcgagaaagaaagaaacgaataaaacacGAAAGGAAAGATGGGTGCTTCAGATAGATGATCTATATAAGTGCTCTCGCGGAAGCGTATGTACAGGACATCGTAGCGGATCGACGACGATGATCTTGTTCCCGATCTTGTGTCGTTACATGTGTGATGAGATTGCGGGGAACGAGATGCGGTGGAGACGATCGACTGCCTCGGTGTCTGCAACCCGTTCATCCATGGAGGGCCGATGAAGCTCGATTGACGCCGGTGACGTCTGATCGAGGACGAGGTGAGGGATCGATCGTGCGCCCTTCTATCGTACGGCGGTGGCGAGAACACGGGGAAGGTCTCGTCCGGCGACGGTCCACGTGGATTCAACTCGCTACTCGGCGGGGAACCGAAAGAAATACGGGTCGGCTCGAGATAACCCTCGAGGCTGACCGTCATCACAGCGGAATTGGGCGTGGGCGCCTGCAATAGAGAGGCGGCCCGCGGTGTCAACGGGGGTGGCTCGTCCTCCggctcgtcgtcgtcgtcgacagGCGTCTGATAACCTTGAGGAGGGGTGCGACCGGAAGAGACGCACGAGCTTACGCTGGAAGACCTCGCCAGAGGcgcctctccttctttttttttttcgcgtgcACCAAATACAGAGAACAGTTATAGAGAAGATGTATCGAGATGATGAATCGAGTTTCGAGCTTGtttcttgtttattattgCGTGTACGGGGTGCACGTTGGTCGAGAGAGtaaggagagggagggagaagttTAAGTAGGGATGTTCGAGGAAGGATTTTTGTGGGGGGATTATTGGACAAATGATTTCATCCCGTCAATCTGATCTGATCGTCCTATAATATACTTTGAAGAAAGATAATTAAGGAAGCATTGAAATGATTCTTACCAACTGCGTGTATCTCTGGCTCCCTGTAACTGGGGCCTTGAATTTTCCTCTGATTCGCCTTGATCTGGTCCATCTTGAATTTCAACTTTTGCAACACGTTCTTCTCGATGTTTTCTTGGATCTCGATGCGTTTCTGATGCAACTCTTCCAATAATTCCGCGCCTCTCGATGCCAGGATGCTCATAGCTTTCGTTTCGTTGACTATGTGGAAAAAGTAGTAGCTCTTGAACAATCGTTTCTGGAATAATAGGAAGGTGAAGCACAACCCGTCCCAGATCATCCCTATGTCCTCCTCGGGCACGTCGCAATCCAATTTTTCCGGGATCAAATCGGTGATCGgacttttgaattttcttacaCAAATTATACCGAACAATTGAATGAACGGACACGCTACCATTTGCATCTAaaagtttcgatattttattcgttcgaattaatatatatttaacaaaatcgaAACGCGACAAACGAGGTATATACCTGCTCTATCATCACGCAACCGACACCTTGGAACAGAGACTTGGCGAATATGACGACCACGTTGTAGCCGATCAACAAGTTCCACCATGTTAAAATCGTTTGCACTGGCCTCAAGTAAAAGTCGCTTCCTTGCCAGAGGAACACGAATGCACCGATCAAGTAACCCAACGAGAACAGATTGGTCCTCTCTGTTCCAGCCAGGAACACGATCGATAAAGCGATCCACATCAAACTTATCAATACGCCACGTTTCACTATATCTAAATAAGTGTGAGCATCAGACACGTAATCCTTCACAGGATTTACGAAATTTGGTTTCTCTATGTTTTCGTATACGGAATAATTGTGACCGGCTGGAAACTCTTGGCCAGTTGCCTCGCTTCGCTTTTCGATTTTGAAAACGAGGCTTTGCCTGACGATCATCATTAATAGCAGAAAATCAcctatatttgaaaaagataaaaatcaagaTGTCTTGTCCAGAGATAAATGAAGATCgcgcttgaatttttttttccattacacAATAGACTTACACATTAGTTTTCTAGCATTAGGTGGAAAATCAGGATCTGGCAGGTACATCCACTCCTGTAATACCCTCAAAATTCCTGACTTTTCCCATGGATagtctaaaaaattaagaaaaactcCGTCTCCGTGTGATCTCTAAAtgtgaaattgttttaaatttctaatcacTTTCAACATGTTCAATTACCTATGCAAAGCCATGGGGGAGGTGCCACGACGAAAGCATATTGAATAggtagaagaattataatgaaaaacttGAAGAAGGGCCAAATTTTGGATAAGATTCTTCTCCTCAGACAGAACAATATTAAAAGCCAAATACCATAGAGGACCGAATAGAAATCGAGTCTGGTAGCGATAAGCGCCACGATTCCTATCAAACAGAATTCCACGCCAAACTTGTAGAATGCGTAATTGAAAAGGAATTTCAAGCATTGCGGTATTCCTTCGTCAGCATGCTGTCTAGTGATTAAAGGGAACATGACATGAGGCCTGTCCAAAGGTTCTCCTCGTGCTTTTCTGTAGAAACATTGTCGAATTCTAATTATCTTTCTGAGAGTGGTCACCACTATGATTCCTATGTAGCCCTTCAACAACTCTGCCAGATTTCCTGGCTCGGCTTTCTTTATTCCAAACCATTCCGCTATGTTGTACATACTGTTATTGCTGCTATATTGATGATTCTCTGGAACTACCTGTAaacgataaaagataaatatttttcttgaagaaGCTTATCAATCATGTGCATCGTATTTGTATTCACCGTGCAATTAATATCCCAATTGCTGTGATTGATATACTGAATTTGATACAGCATTTTTCCAACCATTAATATACCGATTATCGCTGCTACTATATTCACGGTGCATATTTGAATGCTTCTTCGAAAATTGATCATTATAACTGATATCAagacgaatattaaattaatagcaCAGACCTGGAatacaaagaattttattgaataaaatttagataaatttatatcttcgaCATATCTTCGATCCGATTCAAACTCACATCGTTCACGCAGAGAAGCAtcacagaaataaaaatgatcttttgcatatgaatttcgaaaaagagCCAAATAtagttgtaaaaattttttacgtgCGTTGTTATATCGCTAAATAACGCTACCAGTTCTATTTTAGACATGTCTGAAAATTTTCGTCAAGTCagcatttttttatcgtattaattatcattaaaaaaaaagatgcatGAATTCATCGTACGTTTTAACTGTTTCAACGTGTATTTAGGTTTTTCgtcattgagaaaaatttgttctgGAGAGGATGGTGGCATAGTTAAAATCGGTGAATGGCCAAGGCTCGGTCGTTCCATTTGAGGATTCTCGagtctacaatttttttttttttaatattaatttattcaatacggttaatttatttaacagaaATTCCATATGCTGACCCGAATTTATCGAGATCGGTCACTTCTAAGAAATCTTTGTGAAAATAATGGATCTGAAGAACCGTAATAATTACGAAGAATGTCGGTGTGAGTAATCTAACGAAAAGATCCTTAATCTCGTATTTTTCTAAACCGATATCTTTTTGCAAGTTCTCGTCGATATGCAAATAACTCCAATATTCtggaaaattgtgaaattgatAAGTGTATACAAGAATCAGCATGATTACGGAATAACCGATAACTGTAAGCCAGAATGGATACATCATCTTTCTCCAAACTGTCCAAGATAtctataagaaagaaagaaagaaagaaaggaaagaattagttttatttttaactgattatttcttttgtttccccCGACGTACCTGGAAGGTGATAACCAGAACAAGGAAGAGAGACATGTAAATGATCCTGAACACCGTCATACGTTCACCAGTGATTCCACAAATGAACAGCATGATGGTCACCACTGCGATCCAAAATTTGGTCAACAATTTTCTCAAAAGTATACCGACATCCAACATGAATTTGCTTTTAATTTCCGGGGCTTCCTGGTTCATCGCTGTGGTAGCTGTCGAAACAGATACGTGCAATGGTGCCACCATGTCTCTCAACGCCGAGGAACGTCTCTGCCTCGTTCTTTCGACCGTGTATTGTCTCATGGTTATCCAGAACATCGATAGGAATAGACactgaaaattaattgttagcattttgaaaataagataatgtattttgtataagttagattataatttggaaattattttttttattttatttcatttttttttttactttgacCACTAGATGCCAGCAACTTAGCTCATCAGTTTTGATGAAACCGATTTCTGACACTTTTATCCTGTTTATTTGCGTTGGTAATTCTTCTTCGGTCAAATCCATGCTATAAACGTATTGCACGATGACAAGGAGCATTGAATAAAAAACGATGAAGGGAGAGCATTTCATCATCAAAGCGCGTTTATTAGGGACCATCCAAAGGATCAATGCCCACAATAAGAGTGCAAAAGTTGTCCAACTGTGATACATTATACTCCACGTCTAATAATAATGggcgagaaagaaattaaaataatttcaagtttcaaagaaaatttaataaatatctgacTTGTTAATTTTTACCATCATTATGATATTCGTGGCAAGATAagacgaattaattattaattggaaGATCGAATATATAGCCATAATGATATGTTCGATAATTCCGGATTGTTCATCTGGACCagctagaaaaatatttctatcggttaataaattttattttattttattttttttattcaatggaAGCTAATTTAACAAACCATCGCTGAGACTCTGCATCTGAATGTTGTCATCCTGATGGCCATCCTGGACGATAACACTTCCAGTTGAATCTTGCAGTAGCCCCGTTCTCCCGGACCCAAATCGCATCAACTGtcgataaaattaactaaACTATTCTccgaatataaaaacaaacatTCTCAATATTTCTACACAGCGTTTTAACTCGtctcttttcatttaataatcttaatttttattctaatttattctaaacaatttaaatttgaattaaatgtatattgttCGTGAAACAAAATCTCGTTTTCCAAGCGTGCGCATGCATGCTGTGTATAAATGAAATGGATTTACCTTCACCAATAGCTACCATAAAGATTTCCAAAATAtgtatcgattatttaaataaaaaaaaggaaaaaaaagaaaaaaatataaacaaaaaagaaaaaatgtgcttgaaataaaagataaaagcaaaattgatcgaataagagaaattaaaattaaataaattaaattgctgTATATATAAGTGAAACGTGCAAACTTAATCATTATACGTACGGGTGTGCGCTCGTCGACAGGTGAGAACGATGAATTAACGATCGGCTTCTAAAACAATGGCAAACTAAACATAGCGGCATCCAAATGGAAAAGGAATTTGCTCAGCATTAAAGAACAACCGCAAATCTGGAAGGCGATAGTAAATAAAAACTCGGGAGTTGTCTGAATGGAGGCGGTGGAAAACAAAATGAtcttaacataaatttattataccttcttcttccataatttttatcgccttcgccaatcaaaaaataaagcaaaataaaataaataaataaataaataatgtaaattattaatttcacggTATGGTTACTGTATATACATtccataatgatattttatacattttctttctgccatgataagttatataataatggcaCAAAAATgtgcattttctttttctctcttttaccATGATAAATGAACGATGGCACATATGTATGATCGTATCGATGTTCGAtaacgtaaaataataatcggtgATAAATTGTATGTACAATCGAAGATCTAAAAAATGTGattagagagaaagaagaagaagagaaagaagaagaagaaaaaagagaaaactcgGCTCATGCAGGACGACGAGATCCTTACGCGAGCCTTTCGTCGCGCCGATTGCCATCTTTGAGATGGTGTCCTTCTCCTGATGGAAACGTGCCTGGACAACGGAGTGTTCAGATTCTCCAGTTTTCCGCTCAAACGTTTCACTTTCTTTGCCTGGAACGCCTCGTTAGTAAAAGCAACGTTCTTCAAAGAAAGACACGTGTGTTACCAGATACACTTGTTGTTCGAACAGTtagtaaaaatagattattacaAGCTTAGATCGTGTTATTCAGCCGATATATCGGTGTGTTAATCGTTTTTTCCTTAACCGTAAGAAGGTTAATTAAGTCACATTAACAGGCACATTGCACGCGACTCGCATCGTTAATATGATTCATGCTTGgatgaatttcaattaaattgtaaattttattatcgacgAACTTCTGAATATTCGCGGTTCTAAATACTTCAACTGATATCTCAAACTTGAcggtattatttaaaattttaattcgataaaaactTGGTCCGACCAATTAATAATCCTCGCATTACTAATCTTTCGTTACGTTCTACtatcgtaatttaatttcgattcgtcGATTAATTAGTTCGCGTTTATCTcgagtttaaaatattcccaatattagcaaaaataaataaataaataaaaatacactaACGATAAACTCACCGGCTTTTTGCTCAGGAACTGTGATTGCAACGCCAAAACGAAATAAAGCCAGAACAGTCTCAGGGAGTATCCGTAAATCAGCCAATCTGTATAATCGGTATATTCCACGTATCTTGGATTGGAGCAGTTGATTCGATAAACAGGAATCAGGGCAAGATATCGTTGCCAACTGCTGTTCACGGGTATTAATTCTTGAGGTATTTGATTCTGGTAGCTGAGCAGAACCAGGATATGAAGTACCACGACTGCCATCAAGATCCTGCACAGCCTGGCAAACCCTTTTCGAAGCTCTTTGTTGCACGCCCACCAGGTCGAAGCTCCCAAGAAGATGAGGAAATAGAAACCGCCTTCGATCGAAGGTCTCAGACATGCTGTGATGCATAACGATGCCAGTACCACGTAAGTACCTATGCGTCCTAAGAAGTTGATGATCTGAGCACGGAAAATAATACGTTAGCTCCAATTCTCTAAgcaacttaattaattattgtttcgtGCGTGTTTTGAAAAACTTATGAAAggcgaaaaaattatatcgatgttatatttttatttacaaaaaaaagaaaaaaattgaacgatacCTTAATATTTCCATCTACGATTTTCTTAGAGGCCTCGATGTTTTGATGCAATGAGGCGTCGCCTTCTTCGGTGATCGTTTTTTGCGATAGGAAACgacatatgaaatatattattatactagtAGGTAAGACGATTAATTCTGGTGTCAACCAGAAGAATATCTCCCACTCGGTCGCGCTATCTAGCCTTACGAAACCTAAATGTCTGAAGATCACTTCCATAGGTTCGCCtagaaattattcatcaaagaaaagacaattttttttattccaaagtgtatttaaaaattggcaAACATTCTCTTTCCTTGAAACTTTCCTTACGTACAATTGTGGAGGAAGTGTCCGTAAGTGGGCAGGGCCAATAAAACTATGTGGAAAGTGATTTGGCTGGTTGTTGTGAGAAAAGACAGACCGATGCAAGTTTTTAAATAGTGGCCCGTGTGGCCGGCCATTGTTTTTGCGTCCGGTATTGGCACGTGGGGCGAATATAGCATCAGAGCCAAATAAACTAGTGACAATCCTACAGGCCTCCATACTATACCTGTTTCgaacaattacaaattttttttaatatcattcctTAATGTCGATCCACGTTCTTATCCATTATTATCTAAACCAGAATGCGAAAcgtattttttcgtatttcccAACGACATTTTCCAAACGATATTCGCCACGTAGCAGAGATGCTGTTCGTTTCATTTTGGTACGAGAAGAAATAGGGTGGAAGAAAGGTCAATTTCAACCGAGGGACTTCAACACAGATGAAACTATACAACGACTGACATTTTATTCCCTGATGTATCTCCGAATGAAAATTCAACAATTCACGTTTTCTTCAACAATTCTAATCATCCACGTGTCATTACGCTTCAAGAATTTCTTCTACACGTATCATTATACGCGTTCCGTGAAATGGAATACAcgttgtttataattaaatctataattaatcgaaaaagcaCCAGGATTCGGAACGTTGATTAGGAATCGTTAGCAAGCGTGAAacgtaattaatttcttcgttGCGAGCGTCTTCTGGCGAACGCGCTCTGTTTCTTCAAAGGAAAAACATCTCGTCGGGGATCGTGCTCGAAACTCATTCCATTTCGTTCCAGTCCTCTATGAGCGCTTTCTATTCGCGGCATGCATTCTGCTTactattttctcttctctgtATTCACAAACGAAAAGTTTGACCGGCTGCCAAGCAAACTCGGAGTTATTCTCTCCCTGTTCCAGCATTGGTGTTACGAGTTACTTCGTTATTCCCGAACGTTTTGCGTCTCTGTTTCCCTCACATTTCATCGACGTATCTCGTTTCGTAGATCGAGAAGatcgaaattaaagattaaggCGACTTAATtgcgaattattaaaaaaaaaattgtttttatacatatttttcattctctgtGAGCACGTGAGTGTAATTCGTGTGTACTTTAACGGGATTtcgttaattataaagaagatTACGAGTCAACTAATTACTCGTGCCAGCTTGTGCGCATCGTAATTTCACAGATAACATCCAATACATCCAAcgtcgtaattttatttttattttttagtctATGGACTATCGAGGTCGAAAGATCAAAACAGTCTCTCGAAATTATCACGAACGATAAAAAGATTGCGCGAATTAAAACTTCCTTTCCTCTAAATAAAGGTCTTTGACTCGCAATCGATTACTTTCTGCTTCGAGAAATATtctcatataatttaaacgaataaagTAACGACGACTTGATCGAGTTGTGGAATAAAATTCCCTAACCTAATTATAAATCGAGACTAAACTTGCCTCGACCCTATTACTATGCAATTCTGAGAGGCTTCCTCTGACTTGTATCGCGTAAATATACGTCTCTTTTAACTATATTCGAAAacgctcgtttttttttttttttattttatcatctacTTTGGAAAcgacgatatttatatttttggaatgttGATTACGATGGATACGTACGTACAGctaatctaatttattgttttctctGAAATTGCaatcaataatgaaatattaattgatgagATAGGttatttagaagatattttattatcggcTAAAATGAGGCAATCAATGGCGACAATGTTATTTATGACATACTGTTAGGCGGATCTGGAATGATCTAACATGTGGCGCGTTGATAACACcctgataattaataatagtattaaacTGGCTAATGGAACGGTCAATATATGAAAACTTTTGATATCCGatgataaatttgtattacgatttttataacgtaatttaaattataatatgttataatgttaattttgtcacgataattattttctttcgtgaTGGGTGTTGTAACGACGATGAGATATTGAAACGAGACTAAATGAGAAGTGAAAGGAAAAGAGTGAATTTCTCAGATTCTCTATTGCTTATTCGTCTATTTCTAGATTTTGCCTTCGAACATACTGTATGCCTTTGCAGTTTGCAATTTCACACCATTCATTCGCTTTCAAGAATCGACATAGTTTAGACCTAAGGTCAGTAGTCGAGTACAAATCATAGCTATTTTAACACTGTGATATCATCGATGCGtttccttttatatatttaatatatataaaaattttgaatcttcaaaattttctacgaAACCTACTAATTTTCTACGTTGaccaaagttaaatttttttcttttcttattttttactcttaatttttaagacgaaagagaagaaataattttgtaattaagtttttaacattccctaataattctaataattcacGCTCCTATCGTAACGTAATGACGTAAGATTTCCTCAGTAGAAGCTTATCAATAGAAACGCACAATTTATATGCATCCTTATCTGTTCCAATAttgttaacattttaataatccaaatctaaatccaaatttaaatcgtcgaataatttttttcctatcgACGAAATTATTCGTAgcatttcgattaaaaattttcgaaagatgCGTTTAACATAGACACTCACATCCGGTGAAGACGAGCGGTAACAGAACCCTGATGAGGGCCACGTTCAGCCAATACTTGGACATGCCTCGATCTGCTCGTATGCCCTTTCACCCTGaaacacagagagagagaaaagttgCGAGTAAAACAATCCACCGTGTACGTTGTCAACATCTCGAGATTTCACGGCGGCAATGTCAGCTCGACTGGAATCGATACGACACTGCCGCAGTCGGATACCTTTAACCTCGTTTTGCCATGAGACCGCGGCACCAACGTTCTTACACCCGCCCTTCGTTTTTACAACCGACCTGACCCCCGTCGAAATTTACGCTCCACAGAATTTAACCACCCCCTCGTTACATCATCCCAGCCCTCggaaatttttcacgaaaaaaacGTACGCGACCATCCTCTGACATTTTCTTCATACGAATTGTCAAATTAACAGAATTGCCTCGTTGACAGAACGAGGTTTGATCAATTTGATCCGATCGAAGTATAAATACGGAACAGTATAGTATATAAGAGTGCATCCTTTATGggctttatttaattaaattccctTCACGGATCGATGAAAATACATTCGATtagatcaaatataaattgtacttTAACCTATACACGATACTTATTTGCAAAATGACATTGACAAGGTGTAATTGAAAAGGTTTGCGATCATTCCAGGCATTTAATATCATCCTGATATATAGTCGATGTCTCTGGAGTGTGACGTGTACACCATCTGCGCCCATTTCCTGCTTCCGTCTAAGATTTCACGATGGTGTCAGCGTTCGGTTTCACCATCGAAAATCAATCTGTTTCCGTTCCGTTTTTTGGACAATCATCCATATCACATTTTTGTCGAATCTTGCCACTTCCTCttcgttaaaaagaatttaaatgccTCTGTGCACCAttccatataaataaaatggaaaagaaaaaaaaagaagaaagaacgcaa
Protein-coding regions in this window:
- the LOC107996171 gene encoding piezo-type mechanosensitive ion channel component isoform X4, with amino-acid sequence MSKYWLNVALIRVLLPLVFTGCIVWRPVGLSLVYLALMLYSPHVPIPDAKTMAGHTGHYLKTCIGLSFLTTTSQITFHIVLLALPTYGHFLHNCEPMEVIFRHLGFVRLDSATEWEIFFWLTPELIVLPTSIIIYFICRFLSQKTITEEGDASLHQNIEASKKIVDGNIKIINFLGRIGTYVVLASLCITACLRPSIEGGFYFLIFLGASTWWACNKELRKGFARLCRILMAVVVLHILVLLSYQNQIPQELIPVNSSWQRYLALIPVYRINCSNPRYVEYTDYTDWLIYGYSLRLFWLYFVLALQSQFLSKKPNVAFTNEAFQAKKVKRLSGKLENLNTPLSRHVSIRRRTPSQRWQSARRKARLMRFGSGRTGLLQDSTGSVIVQDGHQDDNIQMQSLSDAGPDEQSGIIEHIIMAIYSIFQLIINSSYLATNIIMMTWSIMYHSWTTFALLLWALILWMVPNKRALMMKCSPFIVFYSMLLVIVQYVYSMDLTEEELPTQINRIKVSEIGFIKTDELSCWHLVVKCLFLSMFWITMRQYTVERTRQRRSSALRDMVAPLHVSVSTATTAMNQEAPEIKSKFMLDVGILLRKLLTKFWIAVVTIMLFICGITGERMTVFRIIYMSLFLVLVITFQISWTVWRKMMYPFWLTVIGYSVIMLILVYTYQFHNFPEYWSYLHIDENLQKDIGLEKYEIKDLFVRLLTPTFFVIITVLQIHYFHKDFLEVTDLDKFGLENPQMERPSLGHSPILTMPPSSPEQIFLNDEKPKYTLKQLKHMSKIELVALFSDITTHVKNFYNYIWLFFEIHMQKIIFISVMLLCVNDVCAINLIFVLISVIMINFRRSIQICTVNIVAAIIGILMVGKMLYQIQYINHSNWDINCTVVPENHQYSSNNSMYNIAEWFGIKKAEPGNLAELLKGYIGIIVVTTLRKIIRIRQCFYRKARGEPLDRPHVMFPLITRQHADEGIPQCLKFLFNYAFYKFGVEFCLIGIVALIATRLDFYSVLYGIWLLILFCLRRRILSKIWPFFKFFIIILLPIQYAFVVAPPPWLCIDYPWEKSGILRVLQEWMYLPDPDFPPNARKLMCDFLLLMMIVRQSLVFKIEKRSEATGQEFPAGHNYSVYENIEKPNFVNPVKDYVSDAHTYLDIVKRGVLISLMWIALSIVFLAGTERTNLFSLGYLIGAFVFLWQGSDFYLRPVQTILTWWNLLIGYNVVVIFAKSLFQGVGCVMIEQMQMVACPFIQLFGIICVRKFKSPITDLIPEKLDCDVPEEDIGMIWDGLCFTFLLFQKRLFKSYYFFHIVNETKAMSILASRGAELLEELHQKRIEIQENIEKNVLQKLKFKMDQIKANQRKIQGPSYREPEIHAVDTLYPRTRPLYRVRAPKTNKEAIRSGDYYMFDELDDDDVTDMIPDTESEKREAEKRRELEQRGRRMTISELMNTLIKTDIEIATHVAMYGGTEKDALKLRRRSEPLTRKKSSMSYLSARSETAVATDAADVTSADVETEEKDEEEREKTEVTDVEEEKKHEEEIPKEERISIATYFNFLIAIINSTFISMTRYLNRFSRDYRYIRKVLTKEKKLLKAKPDLQMGMRLGMNQMWQPMNFLKKDTLFSEISPVQHDDDRGELSEADQPPIIQLLASIWFAILSHSSLFCYFMVFLHQIKNASVLSIPLPLMVFFWGSLTIPRPSKTFWITLIAYTEAIVIVKCIFQLEVLPWNRDPAPNNPLFTPRIMGVERKFNYALWDLLLLLVVFFHRFMLKSLGQWTSLSLKPRKIIPSTLTLVPSKPPERGQGEPVTLRHEMKENIHATPTGRILNLQPGVIDGESVRTNDEYEQLVAVQGEESNPLEQEFTKVMKLMVVKYTEPMKNFFRKILSPYGKEKTNVYAYMFLCDFFNFLLFIFGFSAFGTQQGDGGVAAYLQENRVPMPFLLMLLLQFSLIIIDRALFLKKSILGKLIFHYFLILGIHIWMFFILPSVTERRFNERLPPQIWYMVKCFYLLLAAYQLRQGYPTRILGNFLCKNYSIINYVLFKGFMLVPFLFELRAVMDWIWTDTSMTIMDWFKMEDIFANIYQIKCMRGVETDFPQPRGEKKGQISKYLMGGAALFFMIGLIWFPLLLFALGGTVGISNLPYDVSMRIRIGPHEPIYSMSAQAQSIMEYSQFDYTRFTNLYVRDKPAMTFLENYIHSDVAAVRLSGFSRKLWNISPPDLEKLIEELRDNETTVIVHVEWTVSRRTDAKDATGITTTIRDIKLKPYENKEFNPVREMLANILSNLTIPHTSTIILPYAFPKFLKVTGRTTTIVPQLMMPKWLEIENEKKIRDIHLYRNISLFLSSEPDCCSHKKWWVVNEVCNDTLYENLLSRIPLNDCKYIMMYLFNDKTFPEGLSFISGLGILGLYTTAVIVISQMTRKVVTDLAPRIMFDDLPYVDRILRLCLDIYLVRESGELSLEEDLFAKLIFLYRSPETLIRWTRLPEEGERTDNEDQDDADEDVAISRQ